From a single Herbiconiux sp. SALV-R1 genomic region:
- a CDS encoding inositol monophosphatase family protein gives MPATDPAELLALARSIAVDAGELIRRRRAEGVTVAATKSTPQDVVTFADRESEDYIRGRLAEARPDDGFFGEESDATPGRSGITWVVDPIDGTVNYLYDIPAYAVSIAAVEGDPADPSTWTTLAGCVVNPVLGEVFSASHGGGAHLGERALAVNTDVALAQALVGTGFAYSAELRVKQGAVVTGLVGRVRDIRRAGSAALDLCSVAAGRLDAYAERGLNPWDYAAGALIVREAGGVAAGFAGAAPGSVMTLAGDAALLAELEPLVFELHRNAGLPL, from the coding sequence ATGCCTGCCACCGATCCCGCCGAACTCCTCGCCCTCGCCCGGTCGATCGCCGTCGATGCGGGGGAGCTCATCCGGCGCCGTCGCGCCGAGGGCGTCACCGTCGCCGCCACGAAGTCGACGCCGCAAGACGTCGTGACCTTCGCCGACCGCGAGTCGGAGGACTACATCCGCGGCCGGCTCGCCGAGGCGCGCCCCGACGACGGGTTCTTCGGCGAGGAGTCCGACGCCACCCCCGGCCGCTCCGGCATCACGTGGGTCGTCGACCCCATCGACGGCACCGTCAACTACCTCTACGACATCCCGGCCTACGCCGTCAGCATCGCCGCCGTCGAGGGCGACCCCGCAGACCCCTCCACCTGGACCACCCTCGCGGGCTGCGTCGTCAACCCCGTGCTCGGCGAGGTCTTCTCGGCCTCCCACGGCGGCGGCGCCCACCTCGGCGAGCGTGCCCTCGCGGTGAACACGGATGTCGCGCTGGCGCAGGCGCTCGTGGGCACCGGCTTCGCCTACAGCGCCGAACTGCGGGTGAAGCAGGGCGCCGTGGTGACGGGCCTGGTGGGGCGGGTGCGCGACATCCGCCGGGCGGGGTCGGCGGCCCTCGACCTGTGCTCGGTGGCGGCGGGCCGGCTCGACGCCTACGCCGAACGCGGGCTCAACCCCTGGGACTACGCGGCCGGCGCCCTCATCGTGCGTGAGGCGGGTGGCGTGGCCGCCGGTTTCGCGGGCGCGGCGCCCGGCTCGGTGATGACCCTCGCGGGCGACGCCGCCCTGCTCGCCGAGCTCGAGCCGCTCGTGTTCGAGCTGCATCGGAATGCCGGTCTGCCGCTCTGA
- a CDS encoding lytic transglycosylase domain-containing protein: MGVVMVGVVAGVVSGCTGRVGGDGGPDATFAVYAEAQRASGVGEFGEGSDRAEGGDGVGGVTSAELPDPAWLDRVAEATGIPRRALQGYAGAALVIAEQQPECHLGWNTLAGIGWVESHHGTIFGGSIQPDGRTSDLIIGVPLDGQGFQEIPDSDGGAVDGDTEWDRAVGPLQFVPTTWAAWATEANGDGVPDIHNIDDSSLSAAGYLCYSGGDLGTEQGWRDAIAAYNESPAYLDEVLEFADRYAAEAEDAPASN; this comes from the coding sequence GTGGGGGTGGTAATGGTGGGGGTCGTCGCGGGGGTGGTGAGCGGATGCACGGGGCGCGTCGGCGGTGATGGTGGGCCCGATGCGACGTTCGCGGTGTATGCAGAGGCGCAGCGCGCATCCGGTGTCGGGGAGTTCGGGGAGGGCAGCGACCGGGCCGAGGGCGGCGACGGAGTCGGTGGGGTCACGAGTGCCGAGCTGCCCGACCCCGCGTGGCTCGACAGGGTAGCCGAGGCCACCGGCATTCCGCGGCGGGCCCTGCAGGGCTACGCGGGTGCGGCGCTCGTGATCGCCGAGCAGCAGCCCGAATGCCACCTGGGGTGGAACACGCTTGCCGGCATCGGCTGGGTGGAGTCGCACCACGGAACGATCTTCGGTGGCAGCATCCAGCCCGACGGGCGCACCAGCGACCTCATCATCGGGGTGCCCCTCGACGGGCAGGGCTTCCAGGAGATACCCGACTCCGACGGGGGAGCCGTCGACGGCGACACCGAGTGGGACAGGGCGGTCGGCCCCCTGCAGTTCGTGCCCACGACCTGGGCGGCCTGGGCCACCGAGGCCAACGGCGACGGGGTGCCCGACATCCACAACATCGACGACTCCTCGCTCTCGGCGGCCGGGTACCTCTGCTACTCCGGCGGCGACCTCGGCACCGAGCAGGGGTGGCGCGACGCCATCGCCGCGTACAACGAGTCGCCCGCCTACCTCGACGAGGTGCTCGAGTTCGCCGATCGCTACGCCGCCGAGGCGGAGGATGCGCCTGCCTCGAACTGA
- a CDS encoding YajQ family cyclic di-GMP-binding protein — protein MADSSFDVVSKVDKMEADNALNQAQKEVAQRYDFKNVGASIEWSGEKVLMKASSEERVKAILEVFESKLIKRGISLRSLDAGEPFPSGKEFRIEASMKNGIAQDDAKKINKLIRDEAPKSVKSQIQGDELRVSSKSRDDLQATMALLKGADLDVALQFINFR, from the coding sequence ATGGCAGATTCATCGTTTGACGTGGTCAGCAAGGTCGACAAGATGGAGGCGGACAACGCCCTCAACCAGGCGCAGAAAGAGGTGGCGCAGCGCTACGACTTCAAGAACGTGGGCGCGTCGATCGAGTGGAGCGGCGAGAAGGTGCTCATGAAAGCCTCCTCCGAGGAGCGCGTGAAGGCCATCCTCGAGGTGTTCGAGTCGAAGCTCATCAAGCGCGGCATCTCGCTGCGGTCGCTCGACGCGGGTGAGCCGTTCCCCTCCGGCAAGGAGTTCCGCATCGAGGCGTCGATGAAGAACGGCATCGCGCAAGACGACGCGAAGAAGATCAACAAGCTCATCCGCGACGAGGCGCCGAAGAGCGTGAAGTCGCAGATCCAGGGCGACGAGCTGCGGGTGTCGTCGAAGAGCCGCGACGACCTGCAGGCGACGATGGCGCTGCTGAAGGGCGCCGACCTCGACGTGGCGCTGCAGTTCATCAACTTCCGGTGA
- a CDS encoding NUDIX domain-containing protein: MSSETPVGAGRPGIDIPDRRGRTGLDQTGRDLTGNPRVKVLDVTLLSSNWYVTRTTRFEFEHSDGHRSVEERETYDRGNGATILLHDAARRTVLLIRQFRFPAYVNGHPDGNLLELPAGLLDEDEPEAAIRREAREETGYEIGEVEHVFDAYMSPGSITEKLFFFAAPYRSEERADAGGGLADEGEDIELVELDIDDALSRIGDDIIDAKTIMLLQWAALRGPFAA, translated from the coding sequence GTGAGCAGCGAGACCCCGGTCGGCGCCGGCCGCCCCGGCATCGACATCCCCGACCGCCGCGGCCGCACCGGCCTCGACCAGACGGGCCGCGACCTCACCGGCAACCCGCGCGTGAAGGTGCTCGACGTCACCCTCCTCAGCTCGAACTGGTACGTCACCCGCACCACCCGCTTCGAGTTCGAGCACAGCGACGGCCATCGCTCCGTCGAGGAGCGCGAGACCTACGACCGCGGCAACGGCGCCACCATCCTGCTGCACGACGCCGCTCGCCGCACCGTGCTGCTCATCCGCCAGTTCCGCTTCCCCGCCTACGTCAACGGGCATCCTGACGGCAACCTGCTCGAACTCCCGGCGGGCCTGCTCGACGAAGACGAGCCCGAGGCCGCCATCCGCCGCGAGGCCCGCGAGGAGACCGGCTACGAGATCGGCGAGGTCGAGCACGTCTTCGACGCCTATATGAGCCCGGGTTCGATCACCGAGAAGCTGTTCTTCTTCGCCGCGCCCTACCGGTCGGAGGAACGAGCGGATGCGGGCGGCGGGCTCGCCGACGAAGGCGAAGACATCGAGCTGGTCGAGCTCGACATCGACGACGCCCTCTCCCGCATCGGAGACGACATCATCGACGCGAAGACCATCATGCTGCTGCAGTGGGCGGCACTTCGAGGGCCGTTCGCCGCGTGA
- a CDS encoding DMT family transporter: protein MTRRGILLFAALGIAWGIPYLFIKIAVGELQPEMVVLARSGLAAVLLLPVALLRREVLPVLRRWKPLLVYTALEIVIPWYFLSSAEQKLPSSTAGLLLAAVPLAGVGVAFLMGRPSRLSRLNWLGMAVGMLGVAALVGLDVGGSDLLAVGEMAFVVVGYAAGPAVLARYMSDLPGIGVVAVSLALTAVVYVPFVLLRGAWPTAWPSSEVIVSIVVLAVVCSALAFILMVALVGEIGPIKATAITYVNPAVAILAGVLVLREPVTVWTIVGFALVLSGSYLVTRRTALEVPPTAAA from the coding sequence GTGACTCGCCGCGGCATCCTGCTCTTCGCCGCCCTCGGCATCGCCTGGGGCATCCCGTACCTCTTCATCAAGATCGCCGTCGGCGAGTTGCAGCCCGAGATGGTGGTGCTCGCCCGCTCGGGGCTCGCGGCGGTGCTGCTCCTGCCGGTCGCGCTGCTCCGCCGCGAGGTGCTGCCCGTGCTGCGGCGGTGGAAGCCGCTGCTCGTGTACACGGCGCTCGAGATCGTCATCCCCTGGTACTTCCTCAGCTCGGCCGAGCAGAAGCTGCCGAGCTCGACCGCGGGGCTGCTGCTCGCCGCGGTGCCGCTCGCGGGGGTGGGGGTTGCGTTCCTGATGGGGCGGCCGAGCCGGCTCTCACGCCTCAACTGGCTCGGGATGGCGGTCGGGATGCTCGGCGTCGCCGCACTCGTCGGCCTCGACGTCGGCGGCAGCGACCTGCTGGCCGTGGGCGAGATGGCGTTCGTGGTCGTCGGCTACGCGGCAGGGCCCGCCGTGCTCGCGCGGTACATGTCCGACCTCCCCGGCATCGGCGTGGTCGCGGTCTCGCTGGCGCTGACCGCGGTGGTCTACGTGCCGTTCGTGCTGCTGCGCGGGGCGTGGCCGACGGCCTGGCCCTCGAGCGAGGTGATCGTCTCCATCGTGGTGCTGGCGGTGGTGTGCAGTGCCCTCGCGTTCATCCTCATGGTCGCGTTGGTGGGGGAGATCGGCCCCATCAAGGCCACGGCCATCACCTACGTCAACCCGGCGGTCGCCATCCTCGCCGGGGTGCTGGTGCTGCGGGAACCGGTGACGGTGTGGACGATCGTGGGGTTCGCGCTGGTGCTCTCGGGCTCCTACCTCGTCACGCGGCGAACGGCCCTCGAAGTGCCGCCCACTGCAGCAGCATGA
- a CDS encoding ATP-binding protein, with protein MDEQTQEFAETFTRFLRQAMEQMGPPADGLTPLGELVQEHLGRDVTELPVVEQVVAPHRLVDADLALAALAEPSGATPIGVTGGQMRDQSWLPELLNGAMHTPFASGPVDYVSVPDGPDSVRRVMSFGLYLMRWEGAPLVALQRGARPERGRGHASVEVLAADPEAASRFLQELVRLMQSLSVLRGQVLSFTGNQYESNAAGATFLPRPRVAADDVILAPGVLEAIARHVVGVGEQREALLVAGQHLKRGVLLYGPPGTGKTLTVRHLLARTPGTTAVLLTGTSIRFITEAAELARAMQPALVVLEDVDLVAMERGMYGPQPLLFAVLDALDGLDGDADVAFVLTTNRVEVLERALAERPGRVDLAVEIPLPDDESRRRLFRRYAEGLEFSDGALDAAADRSAGTTGSFAKELMRRAVLAAAEAGREPVDADLAEALDGLLSEGAHLTRRLLGSAGDAGPEGGEGEAEVLAGRSGWVAYAPMSGATFTGTTD; from the coding sequence GTGGACGAGCAGACGCAGGAGTTCGCCGAGACCTTCACCCGCTTCCTCCGGCAGGCGATGGAGCAGATGGGCCCGCCCGCCGACGGGCTCACTCCCCTCGGCGAGCTCGTGCAGGAGCACCTGGGGCGCGACGTGACCGAGCTGCCGGTCGTGGAGCAGGTCGTCGCCCCGCACCGGCTCGTCGACGCCGACCTCGCGCTGGCGGCGCTCGCCGAACCGAGCGGCGCGACGCCGATCGGTGTCACGGGTGGGCAGATGCGCGACCAGTCGTGGCTGCCCGAGCTGCTCAACGGCGCGATGCACACCCCGTTCGCTTCCGGCCCGGTCGACTATGTCTCGGTGCCCGACGGGCCCGACTCGGTGCGCCGCGTGATGTCGTTCGGGCTCTACCTGATGCGCTGGGAGGGTGCCCCTCTCGTCGCTCTCCAGCGCGGCGCGCGGCCGGAGCGAGGCCGCGGGCACGCCTCCGTCGAGGTGCTCGCCGCCGACCCCGAGGCGGCGAGCCGCTTCCTGCAGGAGCTCGTGCGGCTCATGCAGTCGCTGTCGGTGCTGCGCGGGCAGGTGCTGTCGTTCACAGGCAACCAGTACGAGTCGAACGCCGCGGGAGCCACCTTCCTGCCGCGGCCCCGCGTCGCCGCCGACGACGTCATCCTCGCCCCTGGCGTGCTCGAGGCCATCGCCCGGCACGTCGTAGGGGTGGGGGAGCAGCGGGAGGCTCTCCTCGTCGCCGGCCAGCACCTCAAGCGCGGGGTGCTGCTCTACGGGCCGCCCGGAACCGGCAAGACGCTCACGGTACGGCACCTGCTCGCCCGCACGCCGGGAACGACGGCGGTGCTGCTGACCGGCACGAGCATCCGGTTCATCACCGAGGCGGCCGAGCTCGCCCGGGCCATGCAGCCCGCCCTGGTCGTGCTCGAAGACGTCGATCTGGTGGCGATGGAGCGCGGCATGTACGGGCCGCAGCCGCTGCTGTTCGCCGTGCTCGACGCCCTCGACGGGCTCGACGGCGACGCCGACGTGGCGTTCGTGCTCACCACGAACCGGGTGGAGGTGCTCGAGCGCGCGCTCGCCGAGCGGCCGGGGCGCGTCGACCTCGCCGTCGAGATACCGCTGCCCGACGACGAGTCGCGGCGGCGGCTGTTCCGTCGCTACGCCGAGGGGCTGGAGTTCAGCGACGGGGCGCTCGACGCCGCTGCCGACCGCTCGGCCGGCACCACGGGCTCGTTCGCGAAGGAGCTCATGCGCCGGGCTGTGCTCGCGGCGGCGGAGGCGGGCCGGGAGCCCGTCGACGCCGACCTCGCGGAGGCGCTCGACGGGCTGCTCTCCGAGGGTGCGCACCTCACCAGGCGGTTGCTCGGGAGCGCGGGCGACGCCGGGCCGGAGGGTGGAGAGGGCGAGGCGGAAGTACTCGCCGGACGCTCCGGCTGGGTCGCCTACGCGCCGATGAGCGGCGCGACGTTCACCGGTACGACCGACTAG
- a CDS encoding FAD-binding oxidoreductase, translating to MTFTADDLDTLSTSLDGPLFARGDAALPAEVAGFNTTVVHDPDLVVGAASEADVVAAVRFATRHGLPVRVLATGHGGFSPVVDGVLVTTSRLDQLDIDPETRRATVGAGLRWRPVVAAAAEHGLAPVTGSSDSVGVVGYTTGGGLGPFARTLGFSSDWVRSFRVVTAGGELVTASESSHPEMFWALRGGKGGLGVVTSIEFELVPLTSFYGGSLFFDAEHIPAVLRAWAAFTETAPVEATSSVAVVRFPPFDEIPAPLRGKTAVSLRFAYLGDSEAGAAVFQPLRDVAPAFLGAVDVMPAAAVAMVHNDPDQPGPVWDRGMMLDSVDDGFVDAFLEAFGPGRELPLIAAELRHVGGATSRDVPGGSAVGGRDAGYTMVMIGAPDPGLFDTVLPRVADGITELLRPWISASTNINFAGDLSVPGAYEAAWPADVFGRLAEVRRSYDPAGVFPYPPRAAV from the coding sequence ATGACCTTCACCGCAGATGACCTCGACACCCTCTCCACCTCCCTCGACGGGCCGCTGTTCGCCCGGGGCGACGCCGCCCTCCCGGCAGAAGTCGCCGGCTTCAACACCACGGTCGTGCACGACCCCGACCTCGTCGTCGGCGCCGCGAGCGAGGCCGACGTGGTCGCCGCCGTGCGCTTCGCGACCCGGCACGGCCTGCCCGTGCGCGTGCTCGCCACCGGGCACGGCGGCTTCAGCCCCGTCGTCGACGGCGTGCTCGTCACCACCTCGCGGCTCGATCAGCTCGACATCGACCCCGAGACCCGTCGGGCGACCGTGGGGGCGGGGCTGCGCTGGCGCCCCGTCGTAGCAGCGGCGGCCGAGCACGGTCTCGCACCCGTGACCGGGTCGAGCGACAGCGTGGGCGTGGTCGGCTACACGACCGGGGGCGGCCTCGGGCCGTTCGCCCGCACGCTCGGCTTCTCCTCCGACTGGGTGCGCTCGTTCCGGGTGGTGACGGCGGGGGGCGAGCTCGTCACGGCGTCGGAGTCGTCGCATCCCGAGATGTTCTGGGCGCTCCGCGGCGGCAAGGGCGGACTCGGGGTGGTGACCTCGATCGAGTTCGAGCTGGTGCCGCTCACCTCCTTCTACGGGGGCTCCCTGTTCTTCGACGCCGAGCACATCCCCGCCGTGCTGCGGGCCTGGGCCGCGTTCACCGAGACCGCCCCGGTGGAGGCGACCTCCTCCGTCGCCGTGGTGCGCTTCCCGCCCTTCGACGAGATCCCCGCTCCGCTGCGGGGGAAGACCGCCGTCTCGCTGCGCTTCGCCTACCTCGGCGACTCGGAGGCGGGAGCTGCCGTCTTCCAGCCTCTCCGCGACGTCGCTCCCGCGTTCCTCGGTGCCGTCGACGTGATGCCCGCTGCCGCCGTGGCGATGGTGCACAACGACCCCGACCAGCCGGGCCCGGTGTGGGACAGGGGCATGATGCTCGACTCCGTCGACGACGGCTTCGTCGACGCCTTCCTCGAGGCGTTCGGGCCCGGGCGCGAGCTGCCGCTCATCGCCGCCGAACTGCGGCACGTGGGCGGCGCCACCTCCCGCGACGTGCCCGGGGGCAGCGCGGTCGGCGGTCGTGACGCCGGCTACACGATGGTGATGATCGGGGCACCCGACCCCGGGCTGTTCGACACCGTGCTCCCGCGGGTGGCCGACGGCATCACCGAGCTGCTGCGGCCTTGGATCTCGGCCTCGACGAACATCAACTTCGCCGGCGATCTCTCGGTGCCCGGTGCGTACGAGGCCGCCTGGCCGGCCGACGTCTTCGGCCGCCTCGCCGAGGTGCGTCGCAGCTACGACCCCGCGGGCGTCTTCCCGTACCCGCCGCGAGCCGCCGTCTGA
- a CDS encoding PLP-dependent aminotransferase family protein, whose product MGQSSSSARIAEELRREIAGLAAGSRLPSTRALVERFAASPVTVQHAVRALVREGLVESRPGAGTFVRRARPASRADLSWQTAALGAARAQGAVVGSTLQTPSDDVIALHSGYPVDDLLPVRAVQNALARAARTRSALDRPPASGLAELRSWFAEELAEATPATGSAPTAADVVVMPGGQSALSSVFRSLARPGDAIVMESPGYWGAIAAARQAGLEVVPVPRRPSPAPSTGHGWAAVDPVDLAETFERTRARLFYAMPHFANPTGTSWTEADATALLEVVRAHGAFLIEDDWAHDFALDAPVRPVATRDVDGHVVSVRSLTKSVSPAVRIAAVVARGAARSRILTDRVVDGLYVSGVLQTAALEVVSSPAWHPHLRRMREQLRTRRDALAGLVDELLPPGTLTSVPRGGLNLWLRLPDGVESTTYVEACARAGVLISPGPEWFPAEDPESHVRLNYSGPAPGRFEEAVRIMARELAGLQRLRER is encoded by the coding sequence ATGGGTCAGAGTAGCAGTTCGGCGCGGATCGCCGAAGAGCTCCGTCGCGAGATCGCCGGGCTCGCCGCGGGCAGCCGCCTGCCCTCCACCCGCGCGCTCGTCGAGCGCTTTGCCGCGAGCCCCGTCACCGTGCAGCACGCCGTGCGGGCTCTGGTGCGCGAGGGGCTCGTCGAGTCACGGCCGGGTGCCGGCACCTTCGTGCGGCGGGCGCGGCCCGCGTCGCGCGCCGACCTCTCCTGGCAGACCGCGGCGCTCGGCGCGGCGCGGGCGCAGGGCGCGGTGGTCGGGTCGACGTTGCAGACGCCGTCCGACGACGTGATCGCGCTGCACAGCGGGTACCCCGTCGACGACCTCCTTCCCGTGCGCGCGGTGCAGAACGCCCTCGCCCGGGCGGCCCGAACGCGGAGTGCGCTCGACCGGCCGCCCGCATCCGGTCTCGCCGAGCTGCGCTCGTGGTTCGCCGAAGAGCTCGCCGAGGCCACCCCCGCCACGGGGTCGGCGCCCACCGCCGCCGACGTCGTGGTGATGCCGGGCGGGCAGAGCGCCCTGTCGTCGGTGTTCCGCTCGCTGGCGCGGCCTGGCGACGCGATCGTGATGGAGTCGCCGGGGTATTGGGGGGCGATCGCCGCGGCGCGCCAGGCGGGGCTCGAGGTGGTGCCGGTGCCGCGGCGGCCGTCGCCCGCGCCGTCGACCGGCCACGGCTGGGCCGCCGTCGACCCGGTCGACCTCGCCGAGACCTTCGAGCGCACCAGGGCCCGCCTCTTCTACGCCATGCCGCATTTCGCCAACCCCACCGGCACCAGCTGGACGGAGGCCGACGCCACAGCGCTGCTCGAGGTGGTGCGGGCGCACGGCGCGTTCCTCATCGAAGACGACTGGGCCCACGACTTCGCCCTCGACGCCCCGGTGCGGCCCGTGGCCACCCGCGACGTCGACGGGCACGTCGTCTCGGTGCGGTCGCTCACCAAGAGCGTGTCGCCCGCCGTGCGCATCGCCGCCGTCGTCGCTCGCGGGGCGGCGCGGTCGCGCATCCTCACCGATCGCGTGGTCGACGGCCTCTACGTGAGCGGTGTGCTGCAGACCGCCGCTCTCGAAGTCGTCTCCTCGCCGGCCTGGCACCCGCATCTCAGACGGATGCGCGAACAGCTCCGCACCCGCCGCGACGCCCTGGCCGGGCTCGTCGACGAACTCCTGCCGCCGGGAACCCTCACCTCGGTGCCCCGCGGTGGACTCAACCTCTGGCTGCGCCTGCCCGACGGCGTCGAGTCGACCACCTATGTCGAGGCGTGCGCCCGCGCGGGCGTGCTCATCTCGCCGGGGCCCGAATGGTTCCCGGCTGAGGACCCGGAGTCGCACGTGCGACTGAACTACTCCGGGCCCGCCCCGGGGCGCTTCGAGGAGGCGGTGCGCATCATGGCGCGCGAGCTCGCGGGATTGCAGCGATTGCGCGAACGTTGA
- a CDS encoding DMT family transporter yields the protein MKPDDSATAAPPRPLPPAPTRVRAAGVAWGFAGVLAFSFTLPFTKVAVETLDPLAVGAGRAVVAAVLGAVVLAVTRSPLPARRLWPRILLVAAGVVVGFPFLTSFALQTAPASHGAVVIGLLPAATAVVAVLRGRERPSRLFWVASIAGAVAVIAFTVVESGGFGGLHVSDLLLLGAVVAAGTGYAEGALLAREIGSWQVICWALLAASPVMLVLTGVSVLQHPPTAPLQGWLAFAYLAGVSMFLGFFAWYRGLAIGPIASIGQIQLVQPVLTLVWAALLLGEPLTVTTAVGALAVVACAALAVRSRIRRS from the coding sequence ATGAAGCCTGATGATAGCGCTACTGCAGCGCCACCCCGACCGCTACCGCCCGCGCCCACCCGCGTGCGCGCCGCCGGAGTCGCGTGGGGCTTCGCCGGAGTGCTCGCCTTCTCGTTCACCCTCCCTTTCACGAAGGTCGCGGTCGAGACCCTCGACCCGCTCGCCGTGGGCGCGGGCCGGGCGGTCGTCGCCGCTGTGCTCGGTGCCGTCGTGCTCGCGGTCACCCGGTCGCCGCTGCCCGCCCGCCGACTGTGGCCGCGCATCCTGCTTGTGGCCGCCGGGGTGGTGGTGGGCTTTCCGTTCCTCACTTCGTTCGCCCTGCAGACGGCACCCGCGAGCCACGGCGCCGTCGTGATCGGGCTGCTCCCGGCGGCGACCGCCGTGGTCGCGGTGCTGCGCGGCCGCGAGCGGCCCAGCCGCCTGTTCTGGGTGGCGTCGATCGCCGGGGCCGTCGCGGTGATCGCCTTCACCGTCGTGGAGTCGGGTGGCTTCGGCGGGCTGCACGTCTCCGACCTGCTGCTGCTCGGCGCCGTCGTCGCCGCGGGCACCGGCTACGCCGAGGGCGCCCTGCTGGCGCGCGAGATCGGTTCGTGGCAGGTCATCTGCTGGGCCCTGCTCGCAGCCTCACCCGTGATGCTCGTGCTGACGGGGGTCTCGGTGCTGCAGCATCCGCCGACCGCACCGCTCCAGGGCTGGCTCGCGTTCGCCTACCTCGCCGGCGTCAGCATGTTCCTCGGCTTCTTTGCGTGGTACCGCGGCCTCGCCATCGGTCCGATCGCGTCGATCGGGCAGATCCAGCTGGTGCAGCCGGTGCTCACGCTGGTGTGGGCGGCGCTGCTGCTCGGCGAGCCGCTCACCGTCACCACGGCCGTCGGCGCGCTGGCGGTGGTGGCGTGCGCCGCCCTCGCGGTGCGGTCGCGCATCCGTCGTTCCTGA
- a CDS encoding FAD-dependent oxidoreductase, whose protein sequence is MTKLRLAIVGAGPAGIYAADLLVKAERQFDVSIDLFEQLPAPYGLVRYGVAPDHPRIKGIITALREVLDSGVIRFFGNVRYGVDITLDDLKQHYNAVIFATGAIRDASLAIPGIDLEGSYGAADFVSWFDGHPDVPRTWPLEAQSVAVIGNGNVALDISRILAKHADDLLVTEIPTNVYEGLKASPVTDVHVFGRRGPAQVKFTPLELRELGEMNDVDMIVHDEDFELDEASKAAIESNKQVFVINKVLNQWRERPVGEASRRLHLHFYAKPLEVVGDESGRVAAIRYERTEPDGAGGVRGTGEVRELPIQAIYRAVGYFGSPLDGIPFDERHGVIPNHEGQVLGDDNAIIPGVYATGWIKRGPVGLIGHTKSDAMETVGHLVREQANWWTPAEPAEEAVPALLESRGVEYTDLEGWHKLDQHELSLGETDAHPRVRVKVVPRDEMVTISRA, encoded by the coding sequence GTGACCAAGCTCCGTTTGGCCATCGTGGGTGCCGGCCCCGCCGGAATCTACGCCGCTGACCTGCTCGTGAAGGCCGAGCGTCAGTTCGACGTCTCGATCGACCTGTTCGAGCAGCTCCCCGCCCCCTACGGCCTCGTGCGCTACGGCGTCGCGCCCGACCACCCGCGCATCAAGGGCATCATCACCGCCCTCCGCGAGGTGCTCGACTCGGGCGTCATCCGCTTCTTCGGCAACGTGCGCTACGGCGTCGACATCACCCTCGACGACCTGAAGCAGCACTACAATGCCGTCATCTTCGCCACCGGCGCCATCCGCGACGCCTCCCTCGCCATCCCCGGCATCGACCTCGAGGGCTCCTACGGCGCCGCCGACTTCGTGAGCTGGTTCGACGGCCACCCCGACGTGCCGCGCACCTGGCCGCTCGAGGCCCAGTCGGTGGCGGTCATCGGCAACGGCAACGTGGCGCTCGACATCTCGCGCATCCTCGCCAAGCACGCCGACGACCTGCTGGTCACCGAGATCCCCACGAACGTGTACGAGGGGCTGAAGGCCTCCCCGGTCACCGACGTGCACGTCTTCGGCCGCCGGGGACCTGCGCAGGTGAAGTTCACCCCGCTCGAGCTGCGCGAGCTCGGCGAGATGAACGACGTCGACATGATCGTCCACGACGAGGACTTCGAGCTCGACGAGGCCTCGAAGGCGGCGATCGAGTCGAACAAGCAGGTCTTCGTCATCAACAAGGTGCTGAACCAGTGGCGCGAGCGGCCCGTGGGCGAGGCCTCGCGCCGCCTGCACCTGCACTTCTACGCCAAGCCGCTCGAGGTCGTGGGCGACGAGAGCGGTCGCGTCGCGGCCATCCGCTACGAGCGCACCGAGCCCGACGGTGCGGGCGGCGTGCGCGGCACCGGTGAGGTGCGCGAGCTCCCCATCCAGGCCATCTACCGGGCCGTGGGCTACTTCGGTTCGCCGCTCGACGGCATCCCGTTCGACGAGCGCCACGGTGTCATCCCGAACCACGAGGGGCAGGTGCTGGGCGACGACAACGCGATCATCCCGGGCGTCTACGCCACCGGCTGGATCAAGCGCGGCCCGGTCGGCCTCATCGGCCACACCAAGTCCGACGCCATGGAGACCGTCGGGCACCTGGTGCGCGAGCAGGCCAACTGGTGGACTCCCGCCGAGCCCGCCGAGGAGGCCGTGCCCGCCCTGCTCGAGTCGCGCGGCGTCGAGTACACCGACCTCGAGGGCTGGCACAAGCTCGACCAGCACGAGCTCTCGCTCGGCGAGACGGATGCGCACCCACGCGTGCGCGTGAAGGTCGTGCCCCGCGACGAGATGGTGACCATCTCGCGAGCCTGA